The Chthoniobacterales bacterium genomic sequence CACGCGCGGCGAATCGCCGCCGTGATCAGTTCTGCCCGCCCTGCTGGGGGTAGGTGTCTTTATACCACAGCACGCCGTGCCGTCGGACGTTGTAGAGGATGGCGCGGAGATCCCCGGCCGCCTTCGGATCGTTGAGGAGCATGGGCAGGGGGCCCGGGCCGGATCGGGCCGCGGACATGACCTTCCGCGCATCGGCGGCGGCCGCCTCAAGGTCTTTGGAAGCCTTGCCCATTTCGGTGAACCCGGCGCTGCCCTTTTTGAGGTTGGCGATGGTCTCGCGCAGGTCCTCGAGGGACTTTTCACTCAATGCGGTGTTGCTCAGGCGGTCCAACGTCGTGTTCAGCGTGGCGACGGCTTTGCGGATGTCGGCCATGGTCTCGCTGCTGTCGCGGGTGAGGTCTTCGATGCCCGTCTCCCGCTGGCCCTTGATCACCGCTCCGGGCTGGAGATGCTTTTCCAGGTCCGCGGCCGGATCGACCAGCACATCGACGAAGCGGTTCCCCAGCAGACCCGAGCTTCCGACCACGAAGCGAGAGGCCTCCGGAAGTTTCACATCGTCGCGGATGTTCAACTTCACCGCGACGCCCTGCATGGCCGGGAGAACGCTCGGAGGCTCGGCCACGTAGCCGATGCGGGCGCCGCCGAGGAGCACGTCGGCTCCCTTGAGAAGACCGCTGGCGTTGGGGAAATCGACCTGCAGGTCGTAAAAACGCTGCAA encodes the following:
- a CDS encoding MCE family protein, which translates into the protein MHSQDSRIETKVGFFVILGLVVVAATVVYFGRLGQGLQRFYDLQVDFPNASGLLKGADVLLGGARIGYVAEPPSVLPAMQGVAVKLNIRDDVKLPEASRFVVGSSGLLGNRFVDVLVDPAADLEKHLQPGAVIKGQRETGIEDLTRDSSETMADIRKAVATLNTTLDRLSNTALSEKSLEDLRETIANLKKGSAGFTEMGKASKDLEAAAADARKVMSAARSGPGPLPMLLNDPKAAGDLRAILYNVRRHGVLWYKDTYPQQGGQN